From Syngnathus scovelli strain Florida chromosome 14, RoL_Ssco_1.2, whole genome shotgun sequence, one genomic window encodes:
- the clic4 gene encoding chloride intracellular channel protein 4, with product MSLSVPQNGVKGDNEPMIELFVKAGSDGESIGNCPFSQRLFMILWLKGVVFNVTTVDLKRKPADLQNLAPGTHPPFVTFNGEVKTDVNKIEEFLEDVLCPPKYVKLGARHPESNTAGMDIFAKFSAFIKNSNPDANEALERGLLKTLQKLDEYLRSPLPDEIDHNSIEDVKASTRKFLDGEEMTLADCNLLPKLHIVKVVAKKYRDFDIPKEMTAIWKYLNIAYTREEFTNTCPSDLEIEIAYADVAKRLVK from the exons ATGTCACTGTCGGTACCGCAAAACGGCGTCAAGGGAGACAACGAGCCGATGATCGAGCTGTTTGTCAAG GCGGGAAGCGATGGCGAGAGCATTGGAAACTGTCCCTTCTCCCAACGGCTGTTTATGATCCTGTGGCTCAAAGGCGTCGTCTTCAACGTCACCACCGTGGACCTCAAGAG GAAGCCTGCAGATTTGCAGAACCTTGCCCCAGGTACGCATCCTCCCTTCGTCACCTTCAACGGCGAGGTCAAAACAGACGTCAACAAGATCGAAGAGTTCCTTGAGGACGTCCTCTGCCCGCCCAA gtatgtcaaACTTGGGGCGAGACACCCCGAGTCAAACACAGCTGGCATGGACATCTTTGCCAAGTTTTCGGCCTTCATTAAGAACTCCAACCCAGATGCAAATGAAG CTCTGGAGCGTGGGCTGCTGAAGACCCTGCAGAAGCTGGACGAATATCTTCGCTCACCCTTGCCTGATGAGATCGATCACAACAGCATCGAGGACGTCAAGGCTTCCACCCGCAAATTCTTGGACGGAGAAGAAATGACCCTGGCCGACTGCAATTTGCTGCCGAAGCTGCATATTGTCAAG GTGGTGGCCAAGAAATACAGAGATTTTGACATCCCCAAAGAGATGACGGCCATCTGGAAATACCTGAACATCGCTTACACGCGTGAAGAGTTCACCAACACCTGTCCTAGTGATCTGGAAATCGAAATCGCATACGCAGATGTAGCCAAGAGGCTGGTCAAATAA